In one Paenibacillus sp. JQZ6Y-1 genomic region, the following are encoded:
- a CDS encoding MrcB family domain-containing protein, which yields MTLPIELQNIFLHRQKSYKMVLILVLIDEMRATREREVSMTRIKERFLEYFQKREARSMPVDAPPSRIAFRWADMPVKRVQYVVDTPIDALSSILDYPSSGYTIGFKPELYSQLNPAVLDELYHYTLDELDTYYAPPQSDFSLREDLLNIIGNYLLAKQQPLTGHPLAKYVRREIPQHLRSLPFVHNHFKVQGSVGSGSNWATIPWIAVMYPQLTDTIQRGVYVAYLFSADMKRLYLTLNQGLNEARSHLGRSESHTYLQERAQVIREKLPAGRMKLADDIDLGDGRLGDDYQTSTIAYFAYDTERLPDNEQLVTDLWDAMDSYMFYIESTAITPNTVWTTQVPDDDSGEVYTPRLRDRDVSGVLEQVHEHIAANGFYFPERLTYNFYLSLKTRPFVILAGISGTGKTRLVRLFAEAVGATTENGQFTLIPVRPDWSDPAELIGYRDLSGMFQPGPLTLVIREASRPENRKKPYFVCLDEMNLARVEHYFSDMMSLLETQKWRQESEHLYSSLERWQEYVYSEDNANASGTHAGRADSGAGVAGHISMDAQRNRKARIGDGQDTTKRSGLTDGQSGRVSDDGSGLADGQSGRASDDEPRLTDEHHGNGDDPRSGSNLGDERHERMNTDRSGYVDEANGETEQGSVHMSNRNGQPSRNTSPTAGNRNRTDGARQQPSAPTKGERRIVTDPLIAAGMLQLEEDRVMYGHLGIPDNVYIVGTVNMDETTYPFSKRVLDRANTIEFHHIDLMQLPDDTVNDGQTVEVVPVEQGFLRSDYLQLKDAIGEYRELVVRTTERLVQVNAVLERIHAHVGYRIRDAICFYAVYNERFGLMSEEEAFDLQLLQKILPRIQGSQMAVRRALVRLLEWCLKGNVRVPSPLEDDENFWDSWEAGNTPPEADYPESARKLVYMIRRLDEDGFTSYWVH from the coding sequence ATGACCTTACCAATAGAACTCCAAAATATTTTCCTTCACAGACAAAAATCATATAAAATGGTTCTCATCCTCGTACTGATCGACGAAATGCGTGCCACCCGAGAACGCGAAGTATCCATGACGCGGATCAAAGAGCGTTTTTTGGAATATTTTCAGAAGCGGGAAGCACGGAGTATGCCTGTAGATGCGCCGCCGTCGCGGATTGCGTTTCGGTGGGCGGATATGCCGGTGAAGCGGGTGCAGTATGTGGTGGATACGCCGATTGATGCGTTGTCGTCGATTCTGGACTATCCTAGCTCCGGCTACACGATCGGTTTCAAGCCGGAGCTATACAGTCAGCTGAATCCGGCGGTATTGGATGAATTGTACCACTATACCCTCGACGAGCTGGATACGTACTATGCTCCACCACAGTCAGACTTTTCACTGCGGGAGGATTTGCTCAACATCATCGGCAACTATCTGCTTGCCAAGCAGCAGCCATTAACGGGGCATCCGCTGGCGAAGTATGTGCGGAGGGAGATTCCGCAGCATTTACGTTCGCTACCATTTGTGCATAATCATTTTAAGGTGCAGGGATCGGTAGGCAGTGGTAGTAATTGGGCGACGATTCCTTGGATTGCGGTGATGTATCCGCAGTTGACGGATACGATTCAGCGTGGGGTGTATGTGGCGTATTTGTTTTCGGCGGATATGAAGCGGTTGTATTTGACGTTGAACCAAGGGTTGAATGAAGCACGCAGCCATTTGGGGCGCAGTGAGAGTCATACGTACTTACAGGAGCGGGCGCAAGTCATTCGGGAGAAGTTGCCAGCAGGGCGGATGAAGCTAGCGGACGATATTGATCTGGGTGACGGACGGCTAGGGGATGATTACCAGACGTCGACGATTGCTTATTTTGCATATGATACGGAGCGTTTGCCGGACAATGAACAGTTGGTAACGGATCTGTGGGATGCGATGGATAGTTATATGTTCTACATTGAGAGTACGGCGATTACGCCGAATACGGTATGGACGACGCAGGTACCGGATGATGATAGCGGTGAGGTGTATACGCCACGACTGCGTGACCGGGATGTATCTGGGGTGTTGGAACAAGTGCATGAGCATATTGCAGCAAATGGTTTTTATTTTCCAGAGCGGCTTACGTATAACTTCTATTTGTCGCTGAAAACGCGACCTTTTGTTATTTTGGCGGGAATCTCTGGCACGGGAAAGACGCGGCTGGTGCGGCTATTTGCGGAAGCGGTTGGAGCGACGACGGAGAATGGACAGTTTACGCTGATTCCGGTGCGTCCAGATTGGAGTGATCCAGCGGAGTTGATTGGATATCGCGATCTGTCGGGTATGTTTCAGCCGGGACCATTGACGTTGGTCATTCGTGAGGCTTCGCGTCCAGAGAATCGGAAGAAGCCTTATTTTGTATGTCTGGATGAGATGAATCTGGCACGAGTGGAGCATTATTTTAGCGATATGATGAGCTTGCTGGAAACGCAGAAATGGCGGCAGGAGAGTGAACATCTGTATTCTTCGCTGGAGCGGTGGCAGGAGTATGTGTACAGCGAGGACAATGCTAATGCTAGCGGGACGCATGCAGGTCGTGCGGATTCGGGTGCTGGTGTAGCAGGTCATATTAGTATGGATGCGCAGCGAAACCGGAAAGCGCGCATAGGAGATGGACAGGATACAACTAAACGTTCCGGGTTGACAGATGGGCAATCTGGGCGCGTTTCTGATGATGGGTCTGGGTTGGCAGATGGGCAATCTGGGCGTGCTTCTGATGATGAACCTAGGTTGACGGATGAACATCATGGGAATGGGGATGATCCGAGGTCTGGTTCAAACTTGGGAGATGAGCGTCATGAGCGTATGAATACGGATCGTTCTGGTTATGTGGATGAGGCAAATGGTGAGACGGAGCAAGGCTCGGTTCATATGAGCAATCGCAATGGACAGCCATCGCGTAATACCAGTCCGACAGCTGGAAACCGAAACCGTACCGATGGTGCAAGGCAACAGCCATCTGCTCCTACCAAAGGTGAGCGTCGAATTGTCACTGATCCGCTGATTGCTGCTGGGATGCTGCAATTGGAGGAAGACCGCGTGATGTACGGGCATCTGGGTATCCCAGACAATGTGTATATTGTCGGTACGGTAAATATGGACGAGACGACGTACCCGTTTAGCAAGCGGGTATTGGATCGGGCGAATACGATTGAGTTTCACCATATTGATCTGATGCAGCTGCCGGACGACACGGTAAATGATGGGCAAACGGTAGAAGTGGTGCCTGTGGAGCAAGGCTTTTTGCGTAGTGATTACTTGCAATTGAAGGATGCCATTGGGGAGTACCGCGAACTGGTAGTACGTACGACGGAGCGGTTGGTACAGGTAAATGCAGTGCTGGAACGTATTCATGCGCATGTAGGTTACCGGATTCGGGATGCGATCTGCTTTTATGCGGTATATAATGAGCGCTTTGGGCTGATGTCTGAGGAAGAGGCGTTCGATCTGCAATTGCTGCAAAAGATTTTGCCGCGTATTCAGGGGAGTCAAATGGCAGTGCGTCGGGCATTGGTGCGTCTGCTGGAATGGTGTCTGAAGGGCAATGTGCGTGTACCGTCGCCGCTGGAGGATGATGAGAATTTCTGGGACAGCTGGGAAGCGGGGAATACGCCACCGGAAGCGGATTATCCAGAGAGTGCGCGTAAGCTGGTGTATATGATTCGTCGATTGGACGAGGATGGGTTTACGTCGTATTGGGTACATTGA